TCATTACGCTTTTCTTTTCTATTCCCGTGGTGGTAGGCGTCCTTGCCTATCTGCTCAACGGAACCGATTATTTCATGGGCGGGCTGATTGGTATCTGTACAGGACCTATCGCTTATTTTGTGTTTAAAAGACGGTATGGCGGCCTACATAAATCTGATCCAAAGAAGCATCCGGTCAATCGGATTACGGGACTTGCACAGGGTGATCTGTACCGGATTTCTTATTTCTTTCTCATCGTTTGTGTTCTCTCCCTCATGGGAAGCGCTTTCCTCCCATGGTACGAAGGGAGCTGGGGACAGGAGTATTATTACGAAACTTACGGTGCGGATGTCTTCGGTACATTCCTGTCAGTCATAAAGGGTTTTGCTGCAGCAGGGGCGGCGCTCTTCGTTGTATTCCGTGTGATTGCAAAGAAGACAGAGAAGAAGTAAAAAATGCAAGCCAAGATAGTATAGGAAAGGATGATCGTCGTGAAGCAGATGACTGCGGATATTTTAATCAAAGGTGCCGCCTTTTTCGATGGAAGAAGATCTCGTCCGGAGATTGATTTTATAGCGGTAAGAGAAAACAAAATTATCGGAATGGGAGGTGAGGAGCAGGCTGGAGCATTCATCGGGGCAGATACCGTGGTCTGTGAGTTTTCAAAAGATCAGATGGTGATGCCGGGATTTCACGATAACCATATCCATCTGATCCAATCCGGAATGTTGGATAAATATGCGGATTTAACCATGGCTTCTTCCGAGGAGGAGGCAGCGGAAATGGTCCTGGAATTCGCGAAAAAGATCACCGATGAAAAGTGGGTTATGGGCTTTGGATGGAGCAGATTTGCATGGAAAAATAAAAAGTTCCCTACGAGAGAGAGCCTTGATGCCGTTCTATCAGACCGGCCGGTGCTGCTCTTCGATACGGAGCTCCATGCTGCGTGGGCTAACAGCTGCGCCATGGAAGAAGCGGGAATCACGAAAGACACGGCAGACCCGCCCTTCGGGAAAATCGATCGTGATAAGGACGGCATTCCCAGCGGATATTTTTATGAAACCGCTTTGTCACTGCTTGCGAAGCATGCTTTCCAGCTGGAACCGCATATCGTAAAGGATTTGATCCACAGGTATTCGAAGCGGGCGGTAAAATGGGGAATTACCTCAGTCAGCGACATGACACCCTATCTCGGAATCAATCTGGCATTTGAAGATATCTTTATGGAGCTGGATCGGAAGGGTGAGCTGATGCTGAGAATCAATGCTGCAAGAGATTTGTATGAAGATATTGAAGCGGTCGTGGCTCTTCGAAGGAAAGCGGAGGAATCTGGAACCGGAATGTATCGAATCCCATACTTCAAGCAATTTCTCGACGGTGTTATTTCCAATCATACCGCGATGATGATCGAAGATTACAGCGATGCAAAGGGGAATCGGGGAGGTTCACTACTGGATCTGAGCAATTTAAAGGAAGCGGTAAAGACAGCGCAGGAGAACAGTATGTCGGTACGCCTGCACGCCTGCGGAGACGGAGCAGTACGGGCGGCACTGGACGCGTATGAATATGCAGCAGGAGAATGCGCCGCAGGAACCTCATGCCGACATCAAATTGAGCATATCGAGGTAATAAGCTTTGAAGATATCAAGAGATTTGCTTCACTGGGTGTCATCGCTTCCGTCCAACCGGAACACATCGTGTCAGGAATGCCGTCCTTCTCGGACAATGGATATCCTGAATTGCTCGGCAAA
This genomic window from Clostridiales bacterium contains:
- a CDS encoding amidohydrolase, which translates into the protein MIVVKQMTADILIKGAAFFDGRRSRPEIDFIAVRENKIIGMGGEEQAGAFIGADTVVCEFSKDQMVMPGFHDNHIHLIQSGMLDKYADLTMASSEEEAAEMVLEFAKKITDEKWVMGFGWSRFAWKNKKFPTRESLDAVLSDRPVLLFDTELHAAWANSCAMEEAGITKDTADPPFGKIDRDKDGIPSGYFYETALSLLAKHAFQLEPHIVKDLIHRYSKRAVKWGITSVSDMTPYLGINLAFEDIFMELDRKGELMLRINAARDLYEDIEAVVALRRKAEESGTGMYRIPYFKQFLDGVISNHTAMMIEDYSDAKGNRGGSLLDLSNLKEAVKTAQENSMSVRLHACGDGAVRAALDAYEYAAGECAAGTSCRHQIEHIEVISFEDIKRFASLGVIASVQPEHIVSGMPSFSDNGYPELLGKERERYTWAFRCLKESGAILAGGSDSPVVEGNPFMGIYCGLERVHPDGTPKGGWNPDEKLTVPELLELYTFNAAFAEGREAELGTLEPGKLADMIAVDRNLLTVSAEELLCAEVLLTIVNGKVVYKYS